The following are from one region of the Oryzias melastigma strain HK-1 linkage group LG22, ASM292280v2, whole genome shotgun sequence genome:
- the nusap1 gene encoding nucleolar and spindle-associated protein 1 isoform X1 has translation MDLDSMKYADLQSLAKQLGLKANVKANKLLKAIKQHYKEQEEAGGQDRVKEEENTAQDSVAETSSPRVFVNARRGRGHGGAGKAAAVTPKAAQADAESCSSSSKTRRAAKRRMLPELKLPEPQEELQPDTCVEAPARVETEPKPKVTKAGKIPRYRGNQQKTAIKPVTPNFKKLHEAHFNKMESIVTYVERKKRTIDAFKNPVKELKQSSDGARASMFSPAPGNKAAEEKRRHTLLSASKAPPSRAAGRDAPFRPSVLSTRRINVRFSEATRDNEFKGSLLKTPARMSPCLVSSTPQTGAAAPHARRPSTFSAQKTPGTFVFNGNTSVTPGTQKKPTFDLKASLARPLTYKPHSGKLKPFGDVKENAAANKSLNSHQECYKQHRVQTREDRRTKQVQDRKQKKESMLGARRGLVMM, from the exons ATGGATTTGGACTCCATGAAATACGCGGACCTGCAAAGCCTTGCTAAGCAGCTCGGCCTGAAGGCAAACGTGAAG GCAAACAAACTCCTGAAAGCGATAAAGCAGCATTATAAAGAGCAGGAGGAGGCGGGGGGGCAG GATCgtgtaaaagaagaagaaaatactgCTCAGGATTCCGTCGCAGAAACCTCCAGCCCGCGCGTGTTTGTCAACGCGCGCCGGGGGAGAGGACACGGGGGTGCGGGGAAGGCTGCGGCGGTGACCCCGAAGGCTGCTCAG GCTGATGCTGAATCCTGCAGCTCATCATCTAAGACCAGGAGAGCCGCAAAGAGGAGAATGTTACCTGAGCTGAAGTTACCTGAACctcaggaggagctgcagcctgACACCTGTGTGGAAGCACCTGCACGTGTGGAGACAG AACCAAAACCCAAAGTGACTAAAGCTGGAAAAATCCCTCGTTACCGTGGAAACCAGCAGAAGACTGCCATAAAGCCCGTCACTCCAA ATTTCAAAAAGCTCCATGAGGCTCACTTTAATAAGATGGAGTCCATCGTCACCTACGTGGAGCGAAAGAAGAGGACGATTGACGCCTTCAAGAATCCTGTCAAAGAGCTGAAG CAGAGCTCAGACGGCGCCCGGGCCAGCATGTTCAGCCCCGCTCCAGGGAACAAGGCGGCTGAGGAAAAGCGCAGACACACTTTGCTCTCAGCCAGCAAAGCTCCGCCCAGCAGAGCCGCAGGGCGAGACGCTCCGTTCAGGCCGTCCGTGCTGTCCACCCGCAGGATCAACGTCCG GTTTTCAGAGGCTACTCGGGACAACGAGTTCAAAGGCTCTCTGCTGAAGACGCCGGCGCGCATGTCGCCCTGCCTGGTCTCCTCCACGCCGCAGACCGGCGCGGCGGCGCCCCACGCTCGCAGGCCTTCCACGTTCTCTGCTCAGAAAACTCCAG ggacttttgtttttaacggAAACACGTCGGTGACGCCCGGAACGCAGAAGAAGCCGACCTTCGACCTGAAAGCGAGTCTGGCGCGGCCGCTGACGTACAAGCCTCACTCAG GGAAGCTGAAGCCGTTCGGGGATGTCAAAGAAAACGCAGCGGCTAACAAATCCCTGAACTCCCATCAGGAATGTTACAAACAGCACCGAGTCCAGACCAG GGAGGACCGCCGGACGAAGCAGGTCCAGGACCGGAAGCAGAAGAAGGAGAGCATGCTGGGAGCTCGGAGGGGCCTCGTCATGATGTAG
- the oip5 gene encoding protein Mis18-beta gives MEFEKSILSKRSDGAAMPVTVADGIHLLTFHCQHCYTVLADSLHVCGELKSLDSVILLKVTNDVVVGDAVLSKEKGEMINCIYSSLKCGRCHLTVGKVLRSSPPSLASVRSLFLLDKSSISCYILNSSSMVKASGLTFDLKPVSERLAEVREQLEAQLDHMSILKSRLADMSIIREKKRN, from the exons ATGGAGTTTGAGAAAAGCATTTTAAGTAAACGCAGCGACGGAGCAGCGATGCCAGTTACGGTGGCAGACGGCATACACCTGCTGACCTTCCACTGCCAGCACTGCTACACCGTGCTGGCGGATTCCCTCCATGTTTGTGGTGAACTGAAAAGTCTGGACTCCGTCATTCTCCTAA AAGTTACCAATGATGTTGTGGTTGGAGATGCTGTTCTATccaaagaaaaaggagaaatgaTAAACTG CATCTACAGCTCTCTGAAGTGCGGTCGCTGCCACCTCACTGTGGGGAAGGTTCTCCGTTCAAGCCCACCCAGCCTGGCGTCGGTCCGCTCCCTCTTTCTCCTGGACAAATCCAGCATCAGTTG TTACATCCTGAACAGCAGCTCCATGGTGAAGGCATCTGGACTCACatttgatctgaagcctgtgAGTGAAAGACTGGCAGAG GTGAGAGAGCAGTTGGAAGCTCAGTTGGATCACATGTCGATTCTCAAGAGCAGATTGGCTGACATGAGTATTATCAGAGAAAAGAAGAGGAACTAG
- the nusap1 gene encoding nucleolar and spindle-associated protein 1 isoform X2, which produces MDLDSMKYADLQSLAKQLGLKANVKANKLLKAIKQHYKEQEEAGGQDRVKEEENTAQDSVAETSSPRVFVNARRGRGHGGAGKAAAVTPKAAQADAESCSSSSKTRRAAKRRMLPELKLPEPQEELQPDTCVEAPARVETEPKPKVTKAGKIPRYRGNQQKTAIKPVTPNFKKLHEAHFNKMESIVTYVERKKRTIDAFKNPVKELKSSDGARASMFSPAPGNKAAEEKRRHTLLSASKAPPSRAAGRDAPFRPSVLSTRRINVRFSEATRDNEFKGSLLKTPARMSPCLVSSTPQTGAAAPHARRPSTFSAQKTPGTFVFNGNTSVTPGTQKKPTFDLKASLARPLTYKPHSGKLKPFGDVKENAAANKSLNSHQECYKQHRVQTREDRRTKQVQDRKQKKESMLGARRGLVMM; this is translated from the exons ATGGATTTGGACTCCATGAAATACGCGGACCTGCAAAGCCTTGCTAAGCAGCTCGGCCTGAAGGCAAACGTGAAG GCAAACAAACTCCTGAAAGCGATAAAGCAGCATTATAAAGAGCAGGAGGAGGCGGGGGGGCAG GATCgtgtaaaagaagaagaaaatactgCTCAGGATTCCGTCGCAGAAACCTCCAGCCCGCGCGTGTTTGTCAACGCGCGCCGGGGGAGAGGACACGGGGGTGCGGGGAAGGCTGCGGCGGTGACCCCGAAGGCTGCTCAG GCTGATGCTGAATCCTGCAGCTCATCATCTAAGACCAGGAGAGCCGCAAAGAGGAGAATGTTACCTGAGCTGAAGTTACCTGAACctcaggaggagctgcagcctgACACCTGTGTGGAAGCACCTGCACGTGTGGAGACAG AACCAAAACCCAAAGTGACTAAAGCTGGAAAAATCCCTCGTTACCGTGGAAACCAGCAGAAGACTGCCATAAAGCCCGTCACTCCAA ATTTCAAAAAGCTCCATGAGGCTCACTTTAATAAGATGGAGTCCATCGTCACCTACGTGGAGCGAAAGAAGAGGACGATTGACGCCTTCAAGAATCCTGTCAAAGAGCTGAAG AGCTCAGACGGCGCCCGGGCCAGCATGTTCAGCCCCGCTCCAGGGAACAAGGCGGCTGAGGAAAAGCGCAGACACACTTTGCTCTCAGCCAGCAAAGCTCCGCCCAGCAGAGCCGCAGGGCGAGACGCTCCGTTCAGGCCGTCCGTGCTGTCCACCCGCAGGATCAACGTCCG GTTTTCAGAGGCTACTCGGGACAACGAGTTCAAAGGCTCTCTGCTGAAGACGCCGGCGCGCATGTCGCCCTGCCTGGTCTCCTCCACGCCGCAGACCGGCGCGGCGGCGCCCCACGCTCGCAGGCCTTCCACGTTCTCTGCTCAGAAAACTCCAG ggacttttgtttttaacggAAACACGTCGGTGACGCCCGGAACGCAGAAGAAGCCGACCTTCGACCTGAAAGCGAGTCTGGCGCGGCCGCTGACGTACAAGCCTCACTCAG GGAAGCTGAAGCCGTTCGGGGATGTCAAAGAAAACGCAGCGGCTAACAAATCCCTGAACTCCCATCAGGAATGTTACAAACAGCACCGAGTCCAGACCAG GGAGGACCGCCGGACGAAGCAGGTCCAGGACCGGAAGCAGAAGAAGGAGAGCATGCTGGGAGCTCGGAGGGGCCTCGTCATGATGTAG
- the ndufaf1 gene encoding complex I intermediate-associated protein 30, mitochondrial, translating to MSFPKMTRLLSLRSLTSVHQQLLLPSIPTRLVPSRTLTQNEYRRPGKPRENLPPWLKIKFDLSKGLEGIKKHFALLKKELTDPWVGPEGRPLIEHMLEQNRVVWEFRGPESLEQWTLSSDREIGGQSEIHLKLGRNNNTCFLYGTLCSAPPKDGETRYSGYCTVRSKQPLASFDRKKHHDWSSFNSLHLRIRGDGRPWMINIAAETYFSHQKDDIYNYFLYTRGGPYWQDVKIPFSKFFLTHRGRIQDDQHPLWLDKINTIGFTLGDNADGPFQLEIDFIGVCKDFAHTEEFAYEKYKRNPEV from the exons ATGTCTTTTCCAAAGATGACACGCCTCCTCTCGCTGAGGTCGCTGACCTCCGTccaccagcagctcctccttccCTCCATCCCGACCCGCCTTGTTCCCAGCAGAACTCTGACCCAGAATGAGTACCGGCGGCCCGGTAAACCCAGAGAGAATTTGCCGCCGTGGCTGAAGATCAAGTTTGACCTTTCAAAAGGTCTGGAAGGAATAAAGAAGCACTTTGCGCTCCTGAAGAAGGAGTTGACCGACCCGTGGGTGGGTCCGGAGGGGAGGCCGCTCATCGAGCACATGCTGGAGCAGAACCGGGTGGTGTGGGAGTTCAGGGGCCCGGAGAGCCTGGAGCAGTGGACACTGTCCTCCGACAGAGAGATCGGCGGTCAAAGTGAGATCCACCTGAAGCTGGGGAGGAACAACAACACCTGCTTCCTGTACGGGACGCTGTGTTCGGCGCCCCCGAAGGACGGCGAGACCCGCTACAGCGGCTACTGCACCGTGCGCTCCAAACAGCCGCTG GCTTCGTTCGATCGGAAAAAGCACCACGACTGGTCCAGTTTCAACAGCCTGCACCTGCGGATCCGCGGGGACGGCCGTCCGTGGATGATCAACATCGCAGCAGAAACCTACTTCTCCCACCAGAAAGACGACATTTACAACTACTTCCTGTACACCAGGGGGGGGCCCTACTGGCAAGACGTGAAG ATTCCTTTCTCCAAGTTCTTCCTCACACATCGAGGGAGAATCCAGGACGACCAGCATCCTCTCTGGCTGGATAAG ATCAACACCATCGGCTTCACGCTCGGAGACAACGCCGACGGGCCGTTCCAGCTGGAGATCGACTTCATCGGCGTCTGCAAAGATTTCGCTCACACTGAAGAGTTCGCCTACGAGAAGTACAAGAGGAACCCCGAAGTTTGA